The Trichosurus vulpecula isolate mTriVul1 chromosome 4, mTriVul1.pri, whole genome shotgun sequence genome contains a region encoding:
- the CGGBP1 gene encoding CGG triplet repeat-binding protein 1 — MERFVVTSPPARNRSKTALYVTPLDRVTEFGGELHEDGGKLFCTSCNVVLNHVRKSAISDHLKSKTHTKRKAEFEEQNVRKKQRPLTASLQCNSTAQTEKISVIQDFVKMCLEANIPLEKADHPAVRAFLSRHVKNGGSIPKSDQLRRAYLPDGYENENQLLNSQDC, encoded by the coding sequence ATGGAGCGATTTGTAGTAACATCTCCTCCTGCTCGAAACCGTTCCAAGACTGCTTTGTATGTGACTCCTTTGGATCGTGTCACTGAGTTTGGAGGTGAATTGCATGAAGATGGAGGAAAACTGTTCTGCACTTCTTGCAACGTGGTACTTAATCATGTTCGCAAGTCTGCCATCAGTGATCACCTCAAGTCCAAGACTCACACcaaaagaaaggcagaatttgaagaaCAGAACgtaaggaagaaacaaaggcctCTAACAGCATCTCTTCAGTGCAACAGTACTGCGCAGACAGAGAAAATCAGTGTTATCCAGGACTTTGTGAAAATGTGCCTGGAAGCCAACATCCCACTTGAGAAGGCTGATCACCCAGCAGTTCGTGCTTTCCTGTCTCGCCATGTGAAGAATGGTGGCTCCATACCTAAGTCAGACCAACTAAGGAGAGCTTATCTCCCTGATGGGTATGAGAATGAGAATCAGCTCCTTAATTCACAAGATTGTTGA